The following proteins are co-located in the Pseudomonas sp. DY-1 genome:
- a CDS encoding DUF2063 domain-containing protein encodes MRLIALQQAFERYLQGSDCTAPAELLQHLRGSEALSAEDGLQVYHHAYRARLLSVLREDFPATHYWLGIEAFEQLAQAYLAAWPPRHFSLRWLGEKLPEFISKFLDEPQASQLRELSELEWAFTLAFDAADEVSLSLQDIASFGPQDWTGLSVQLHPSVRWLTFNFNAIDIWKAAKADTSAPPSLPLEHPITCLVWRDALICQYRTLDPLEAAALQLMVREQLTFADLCLSLLESKGDAAPAQAASWLKQWVVDGIVVRVSQQQAVSEESAP; translated from the coding sequence ATGCGCCTGATTGCTTTGCAACAGGCCTTCGAACGTTACCTGCAGGGGAGTGACTGCACCGCGCCCGCTGAGCTGCTGCAGCACTTAAGGGGAAGCGAGGCGCTCTCGGCCGAGGATGGCCTGCAGGTCTATCACCATGCTTACCGCGCCCGGCTGCTGTCCGTGCTGCGCGAAGACTTTCCGGCCACCCACTACTGGCTCGGCATCGAAGCTTTCGAACAGTTGGCCCAGGCCTACCTTGCGGCGTGGCCGCCCCGGCACTTCAGCCTGCGCTGGCTGGGAGAGAAACTTCCCGAGTTCATCAGCAAATTCCTCGACGAGCCTCAGGCCTCCCAGTTACGGGAACTGTCGGAGTTGGAATGGGCGTTCACGCTGGCCTTCGATGCAGCAGACGAAGTGTCCCTGTCGCTCCAGGATATTGCCTCGTTCGGTCCGCAAGACTGGACCGGCCTAAGCGTTCAGCTCCACCCGAGCGTGCGCTGGCTCACTTTCAACTTCAATGCCATCGACATCTGGAAGGCCGCCAAAGCTGACACCTCCGCTCCCCCAAGCTTGCCGCTTGAACATCCCATAACCTGTCTGGTCTGGCGCGACGCACTGATTTGCCAGTACCGGACACTCGATCCGCTGGAGGCTGCGGCACTGCAACTCATGGTACGGGAGCAACTGACCTTCGCGGACCTCTGCCTTTCATTACTGGAAAGCAAAGGCGACGCAGCTCCCGCCCAGGCAGCCAGTTGGCTAAAACAGTGGGTAGTGGATGGAATCGTCGTGCGGGTCAGTCAACAACAGGCTGTATCTGAAGAATCCGCGCCATGA
- a CDS encoding heavy metal translocating P-type ATPase, with the protein MHTASCQHDHDHSPPHGQPDGSQHDPVCGMTVPPHSRYSELYEGQTYRFCSEKCLTKFRAAPVRYLSPPQDQEHAGHHHSAAPQPSDAADAEYTCPMHPQIRQRGLGSCPICGMALEPVIPELEEDENPELKDFSRRFWWTLPLTVIVTVLAMTAHQLQLLHGATQNWVELILATPVTLWAGWPFFVRGVASIRNRSPNMWTLIGLGTAAAYLYSVAATVFPQVFPPTFMQDGRIGVYFEAAAVIISLTLLGQMLELKARSQTSAAIKSLLGLAPKTARRMGADGQEEDIPLTHVHTGDHLRVRPGEKVPVDGIVLEGESAVDESMLTGEPVPVMKKAGDALIGATLNTHGSLVMAAQKVGAETVLSQIVQMVARAQRSKAPMQRMADTVAGYFVTGVILVALLTFFGWGLFGPEPGWVFGLINAVAVLIIACPCALGLATPMSIMVATGKAAGSGVLFRDASAIENLCKIDTLIVDKTGTLTEGRPVFHSVVGTEQFTPSEVLHLAASLDQGSEHPLAHAIVDHARAAGHGLSKPEAFESGSGIGVRGQVDGKWLQLGNTTLMEEAGLDISLLRDRAELLRLEGMSIMYLAVDGVLAGLLAVSDPVKPTSKEAVTRLQAEDVKVIMATGDGLTTARAVAKQLGIEEVHGEVKPQDKEQLVARLQGDKHRVAMAGDGINDAPALARADVGIAMGTGTDVAMNSAQVTLVKGDLMGILRARTLSVATVKNMRQNLGFAFLYNAMGIPLAAGLFYPLTGHLLSPMIAALAMSVSSASVVFNALRLKRVTTD; encoded by the coding sequence ATGCACACCGCATCGTGCCAGCACGACCATGACCACTCACCCCCCCATGGGCAACCGGATGGAAGTCAGCACGATCCGGTGTGCGGTATGACGGTGCCACCGCACAGCCGCTACTCCGAGCTATACGAGGGACAGACATACCGTTTCTGCAGCGAAAAGTGCCTGACGAAATTCCGCGCAGCGCCTGTACGCTACCTTAGCCCCCCGCAGGACCAAGAACACGCAGGTCATCACCACTCGGCCGCCCCGCAGCCAAGCGACGCGGCGGACGCCGAATACACCTGTCCGATGCATCCCCAAATCCGTCAGCGTGGGTTGGGTAGCTGTCCCATCTGTGGCATGGCCTTAGAGCCGGTAATACCGGAGCTTGAGGAGGACGAGAACCCGGAACTCAAGGATTTCTCCCGCCGCTTCTGGTGGACTTTGCCTCTGACGGTCATCGTGACCGTGTTGGCTATGACTGCCCACCAACTGCAATTGCTGCATGGCGCCACACAAAACTGGGTGGAGTTGATTCTGGCCACACCCGTGACCCTATGGGCTGGCTGGCCGTTCTTCGTGCGTGGGGTCGCATCGATTCGTAACCGCAGCCCGAACATGTGGACGCTGATCGGCTTAGGTACGGCTGCGGCCTACCTCTACAGCGTTGCTGCCACAGTGTTCCCGCAAGTATTCCCACCGACCTTCATGCAGGATGGCCGCATCGGCGTCTATTTCGAGGCGGCGGCAGTCATCATTTCGCTGACCTTGCTCGGGCAAATGCTCGAACTCAAGGCGCGCTCACAAACCTCCGCCGCCATCAAGTCGCTCCTGGGCCTTGCCCCCAAGACCGCCCGCCGCATGGGGGCCGATGGTCAGGAGGAAGATATTCCGCTCACCCACGTGCACACGGGCGACCACCTGCGCGTTCGCCCCGGTGAGAAGGTGCCGGTCGACGGGATAGTCCTGGAGGGCGAAAGTGCCGTCGATGAATCCATGCTGACGGGCGAGCCCGTGCCGGTGATGAAGAAAGCCGGTGATGCACTCATCGGTGCCACGCTGAATACCCACGGCAGCTTGGTGATGGCGGCGCAGAAGGTCGGCGCCGAGACGGTGCTCTCGCAAATCGTGCAGATGGTCGCGCGAGCACAGCGCTCGAAAGCCCCGATGCAGCGGATGGCGGACACAGTGGCTGGCTATTTCGTGACGGGAGTGATCCTGGTCGCCCTGCTCACGTTCTTCGGCTGGGGGCTGTTCGGACCGGAGCCCGGCTGGGTCTTCGGCCTGATCAATGCGGTAGCGGTCTTGATCATTGCCTGCCCTTGCGCACTCGGCCTGGCCACCCCCATGTCGATCATGGTCGCCACCGGCAAGGCTGCCGGCAGTGGCGTGCTCTTCCGGGACGCCAGCGCGATCGAGAACCTCTGCAAGATCGACACGTTGATCGTCGACAAGACAGGCACCCTCACCGAAGGCCGGCCGGTATTTCATAGCGTGGTCGGTACCGAGCAGTTCACGCCGTCCGAAGTCCTTCACCTCGCCGCCAGCCTGGATCAGGGCAGCGAACACCCGCTGGCCCATGCAATCGTCGATCACGCACGGGCGGCGGGACACGGCTTGTCCAAGCCCGAGGCGTTTGAGTCGGGCTCAGGGATCGGTGTACGTGGCCAGGTGGACGGAAAATGGCTGCAGCTCGGCAACACGACCTTGATGGAAGAGGCTGGCCTCGACATCAGTCTGCTGCGAGACCGGGCTGAGCTGCTGCGCCTGGAGGGCATGAGCATCATGTACCTGGCCGTCGACGGCGTGCTCGCCGGTCTGCTGGCGGTGTCCGATCCGGTCAAACCCACCTCCAAGGAAGCGGTAACCCGGCTGCAGGCGGAAGATGTGAAGGTCATCATGGCCACCGGCGACGGCCTGACTACGGCACGTGCGGTCGCGAAACAACTCGGCATCGAAGAAGTCCACGGTGAAGTGAAACCTCAGGACAAAGAGCAACTGGTGGCCCGTCTGCAGGGCGATAAGCACCGGGTTGCCATGGCCGGAGATGGGATCAACGATGCCCCGGCGCTGGCCCGGGCGGATGTCGGGATCGCCATGGGAACCGGCACCGACGTCGCCATGAACAGCGCCCAGGTGACCCTGGTCAAGGGCGACCTGATGGGTATCCTGCGGGCCCGGACACTATCCGTAGCCACGGTGAAGAACATGCGCCAGAACCTGGGCTTCGCCTTCCTCTACAACGCCATGGGCATACCGCTGGCAGCCGGCCTGTTCTACCCCCTGACCGGCCATCTGTTGTCGCCGATGATTGCAGCGTTGGCCATGAGCGTGAGTTCGGCTTCCGTGGTCTTCAATGCACTGCGCCTGAAACGCGTGACCACGGACTGA
- a CDS encoding heavy-metal-associated domain-containing protein gives MFVLEVSGMGCGSCVSKITKAIQAADGDAKVIIDRAAGTVSVDSSIEAERVGELVQALGYSTRISR, from the coding sequence ATGTTCGTTTTGGAAGTATCCGGTATGGGATGTGGCAGTTGTGTCAGCAAGATCACCAAGGCCATCCAGGCTGCTGATGGAGACGCGAAGGTGATTATTGATCGCGCTGCCGGTACGGTGAGTGTCGACAGCAGCATCGAAGCCGAACGCGTCGGCGAACTGGTTCAGGCGCTCGGTTACTCAACCAGAATCAGCCGCTAA
- a CDS encoding DUF692 domain-containing protein, which yields MNEHSTLGFGLGLRSEYYHQILEQAPDIDWFEIISENYLVEGGKALYFLDAIKERYPLVMHGVSLSIGGPHALDHNYLLQLKQLAERVQPQWISDHLCWSRGSAHHLHDLLPLPFTQESLEHVAARVRLVQDVIERPLVLENVSAYVQWAESTMSEATFLRELSELTGCELLLDVNNVYVSARNQGFDAWQFIQELPQERIRQIHLAGHSDYGHYLIDTHDQPIADPVWDLYARTIQHLGSRATLVERDDLFPPLPELLAELAKARALMARQLEAAACA from the coding sequence ATGAACGAGCACAGCACTCTCGGATTTGGCTTGGGGCTCCGCAGTGAGTATTACCACCAGATACTGGAGCAAGCCCCTGACATCGACTGGTTCGAGATCATCTCGGAAAACTACTTGGTCGAGGGTGGTAAGGCCCTCTACTTCCTGGACGCCATCAAGGAGCGCTACCCGTTGGTTATGCACGGCGTATCGCTGTCGATCGGTGGGCCACACGCCCTTGACCACAACTACCTTCTCCAGTTGAAACAGCTCGCCGAGCGGGTCCAGCCTCAGTGGATTTCCGATCATTTGTGCTGGAGTCGTGGCAGTGCGCACCACCTGCACGATCTGCTGCCGCTACCGTTTACCCAGGAAAGCCTGGAGCACGTGGCCGCCCGGGTTCGTCTGGTACAAGACGTCATTGAACGGCCGCTGGTGTTGGAGAATGTTTCCGCCTACGTGCAGTGGGCCGAATCGACCATGAGCGAAGCGACTTTCCTCCGTGAGCTAAGCGAGCTGACTGGTTGTGAGTTGCTCCTGGACGTCAACAATGTCTACGTTAGCGCGCGTAATCAGGGCTTTGATGCCTGGCAGTTCATCCAGGAACTGCCTCAGGAACGCATCCGCCAGATCCATCTGGCTGGCCACAGCGACTATGGCCATTACCTGATCGACACCCACGACCAGCCGATTGCCGATCCGGTGTGGGACCTCTACGCGCGCACGATCCAGCACTTGGGGTCACGGGCGACGCTGGTCGAACGCGACGACCTCTTCCCCCCGTTACCTGAACTGTTGGCCGAGCTGGCGAAAGCCCGGGCGCTCATGGCCCGCCAGTTGGAGGCGGCAGCATGCGCCTGA
- a CDS encoding flavin reductase family protein: protein MQLDFTQLAPLDAYRWLASTITPRPIAWVSTLSKDGVSNLAPFSFFQVISDDPATVLVNINTRGDGQLKDTLRNVQDTGELVIQLVSFEQAEAMNASAAMLPHGVSEFETCGIAIEPAVRVRAPRVLGAPVAFECRVADIQPYPRGNPNCHLVFAEVLLAHIDDAVLTDAGRVDPQRLDLVGRLGGSAYTRTRDTFNMVRPT, encoded by the coding sequence ATGCAGCTCGATTTCACCCAGCTGGCACCGCTGGACGCCTACCGCTGGCTGGCGTCCACCATCACACCGCGTCCCATCGCGTGGGTTTCCACACTGTCGAAGGATGGCGTGAGCAACCTGGCGCCGTTCAGTTTCTTCCAGGTCATCAGCGATGATCCGGCGACTGTGCTGGTGAACATCAATACGCGCGGCGACGGGCAGCTCAAGGACACCCTGCGCAACGTGCAGGACACCGGCGAGCTGGTGATCCAGCTGGTTTCCTTCGAGCAGGCGGAAGCGATGAATGCCAGTGCGGCCATGCTGCCCCACGGTGTGAGCGAGTTCGAAACGTGCGGCATCGCCATCGAGCCTGCCGTGCGCGTGCGGGCGCCGCGAGTGCTCGGTGCGCCGGTTGCCTTCGAGTGTCGGGTGGCCGATATCCAGCCCTATCCGCGTGGCAATCCCAACTGCCACCTGGTTTTCGCCGAGGTGCTGTTGGCACATATCGATGACGCGGTGCTGACCGACGCTGGCCGGGTGGATCCGCAGCGTCTGGATCTGGTGGGGCGTCTGGGGGGCAGTGCCTATACCCGCACCCGCGACACCTTCAACATGGTGCGGCCGACCTGA
- the dsbG gene encoding thiol:disulfide interchange protein DsbG codes for MMRFNSLSIWLTVWGLLALPGMSSAEELPIPIKALEARGVTIVGQFAAPGGLKGYAARYNGQGMALYLTEDGQHVLVGTLFDALGEDLTRAPMDKLVYEPMAKEMWARMEKSTWISDGRDDAPRVVYLFDDPNCPYCNLFWQQARPWVDSGKVQLRHIMVGMLSADSAGKAAALLIAHQPEAALHKHEVAGKASTLKPLPEIPADIQEQLDANLALMGELGTAATPAIFYRDGEGHLKMQQGLPPPEGLGDIFGRR; via the coding sequence ATGATGCGTTTCAACTCCTTATCCATATGGCTGACTGTCTGGGGGCTGTTGGCCTTACCGGGAATGTCCTCCGCCGAGGAACTGCCCATCCCGATCAAGGCCTTGGAGGCGCGTGGTGTAACCATCGTGGGCCAGTTCGCAGCGCCCGGAGGTCTGAAGGGATATGCCGCCCGCTACAACGGCCAGGGTATGGCGCTCTATCTCACCGAGGATGGCCAACATGTCCTCGTCGGCACCCTGTTCGATGCCCTGGGAGAAGATCTGACTCGCGCCCCGATGGACAAGCTGGTGTATGAGCCAATGGCCAAGGAGATGTGGGCGCGCATGGAGAAAAGCACCTGGATCTCCGATGGCCGAGACGATGCCCCACGCGTCGTCTATCTCTTCGATGACCCCAACTGCCCCTACTGCAACCTGTTCTGGCAGCAGGCTCGGCCTTGGGTCGACTCTGGCAAGGTGCAGTTACGCCATATCATGGTCGGCATGCTCAGTGCGGACAGCGCAGGCAAAGCTGCGGCTCTGCTAATCGCCCATCAGCCAGAAGCGGCACTCCATAAGCATGAAGTGGCGGGCAAAGCGAGCACACTCAAGCCGTTGCCCGAGATTCCCGCCGACATCCAGGAGCAGCTCGACGCCAATCTGGCCTTGATGGGCGAACTCGGTACAGCGGCGACGCCCGCCATCTTCTACCGGGATGGCGAGGGACACCTGAAGATGCAGCAGGGCCTGCCACCGCCCGAGGGATTGGGGGATATTTTCGGGCGAAGATAA
- a CDS encoding methyl-accepting chemotaxis protein, translating to MSQMAATVQEVARNAEAAASSTEAADNRVSSGSQVVRQTLERINQLAHAMEETTSSIQRLSQDTQSIGTVLDVIKSVAEQTNLLALNAAIEAARAGEQGRGFAVVADEVRALARRTQQSTAEIERLIATLRDGVRSSVEHMQQSENLVDLTVQDANLTEEALAGIADAVTLIHQMNQQIAAAAEQQSAVAEEINRSVTSIRDIADQSAVAMDETATSSVRLARLGQELQGMAGHFRL from the coding sequence ATGAGCCAGATGGCTGCAACCGTGCAGGAGGTGGCGCGCAACGCCGAGGCTGCAGCCAGCTCCACCGAGGCGGCGGACAACCGTGTCAGCAGTGGTAGCCAGGTGGTGCGCCAGACTCTCGAGCGGATCAACCAGTTGGCCCATGCCATGGAGGAAACCACGTCCAGCATCCAGCGCCTCAGCCAGGACACGCAGAGCATCGGCACCGTGCTGGATGTGATCAAGAGTGTCGCCGAGCAGACCAACCTGCTGGCCCTGAACGCCGCCATCGAAGCGGCGCGTGCAGGCGAGCAGGGCCGTGGTTTTGCCGTGGTGGCCGATGAAGTGCGGGCGCTGGCGCGGCGTACCCAGCAGTCCACCGCCGAGATCGAGCGGCTGATCGCGACCCTGCGCGACGGTGTGCGCAGCTCGGTGGAGCACATGCAGCAGAGCGAAAACCTGGTGGACCTGACGGTGCAGGATGCCAATCTGACCGAAGAAGCCCTGGCCGGAATCGCCGATGCGGTGACCCTGATCCACCAGATGAACCAGCAGATCGCTGCAGCGGCCGAACAGCAGAGCGCGGTGGCCGAGGAGATCAATCGCAGCGTAACCAGTATTCGAGATATCGCTGATCAGTCGGCCGTGGCCATGGATGAAACGGCAACCTCCAGCGTCCGGCTTGCCCGGCTGGGGCAGGAGTTGCAAGGGATGGCAGGCCACTTCCGGCTTTGA
- a CDS encoding tetratricopeptide repeat protein: MQAKPFLSILMLSLFAASALPAYSAERRLAQPSNGASAALLEAASLQLEFGELEQADDTLERALRIEPNNPTTLHYLGQVRFQQGQYAQAVALAMRSNARGRNDSELRERNFQLIESAQRAMGPGVSTGSDVEVERDEEAEVRVGLDQEVSAQQAAGIAAGGMAVPAEDEFLADSQVGDWQSRGDGGLQAASYGDEDEMRIPRGHMPPPGQCRIWFPGRPAGQQPAPGKCKKLQGRIPRGAYLVRG, from the coding sequence ATGCAAGCCAAGCCCTTCTTGTCGATCCTGATGCTCTCCCTTTTTGCGGCATCGGCGCTTCCGGCCTATTCGGCAGAACGTCGGCTAGCTCAGCCGAGCAATGGTGCGTCGGCCGCCCTGTTGGAGGCGGCGTCGCTGCAATTGGAGTTCGGTGAGCTGGAGCAGGCTGATGACACCTTGGAACGCGCCTTGCGCATCGAGCCGAACAATCCCACGACCTTGCACTACCTGGGGCAGGTGCGCTTCCAGCAGGGGCAGTACGCGCAGGCTGTCGCACTGGCTATGCGCTCCAATGCGCGTGGTCGCAATGATTCCGAGCTGCGTGAGCGCAATTTCCAGTTGATCGAGTCGGCCCAGAGAGCCATGGGGCCGGGTGTGTCGACTGGATCCGATGTGGAAGTGGAGCGGGATGAAGAGGCCGAGGTTCGCGTGGGCCTCGACCAGGAGGTGTCGGCCCAGCAAGCGGCTGGTATCGCCGCAGGAGGAATGGCGGTTCCAGCGGAGGACGAGTTCTTGGCCGATTCGCAGGTGGGCGACTGGCAAAGTCGCGGCGACGGTGGCCTCCAGGCCGCATCGTACGGTGACGAGGACGAGATGCGTATTCCCCGCGGACACATGCCGCCGCCTGGTCAATGCCGGATCTGGTTCCCGGGCCGCCCTGCGGGCCAACAACCGGCTCCCGGCAAATGCAAGAAGTTGCAGGGAAGGATTCCCCGAGGGGCTTATCTGGTGCGTGGTTGA
- a CDS encoding heavy metal response regulator transcription factor encodes MKLLVAEDEPKTGTYLQQGLSEAGFNVDRVMAGTDALQHALSESYDLLILDVMMPGLDGWEVLRLVRAAGKDMPVLFLTARDGVEDRVKGLELGADDYLIKPFAFAELLARVRTLLRRGATTPTQAILRIADLEMDFLKRRAVRGGKRIELTAKEFSLLELLMRRRGEVLPKSLIASQVWDMNFDSDTNVIEVAVRRLRAKIDDDFAIKLIHTARGMGYMLDGPEPE; translated from the coding sequence ATGAAACTTCTGGTCGCTGAAGACGAACCGAAAACTGGCACGTATCTGCAACAGGGGCTGAGCGAGGCCGGGTTCAACGTGGACCGGGTGATGGCGGGCACCGATGCCCTGCAGCATGCCCTCAGCGAGTCCTATGACCTGTTGATCCTCGACGTGATGATGCCGGGGCTGGACGGTTGGGAGGTGTTGCGGCTGGTTCGCGCCGCCGGGAAAGACATGCCAGTACTGTTCCTGACCGCTCGGGATGGGGTCGAGGACCGGGTGAAGGGGCTTGAGCTGGGCGCGGATGACTATCTGATCAAACCCTTCGCTTTCGCCGAGCTTCTGGCGCGGGTGCGAACCCTGCTGCGGCGCGGTGCCACCACGCCCACCCAGGCCATCCTCAGGATTGCCGATCTGGAAATGGACTTCCTGAAGCGTCGGGCGGTTCGTGGTGGGAAGCGTATCGAACTCACGGCCAAGGAGTTCTCGCTGCTCGAACTGTTGATGCGCCGGCGCGGCGAGGTACTGCCCAAATCGCTGATCGCCTCCCAGGTCTGGGATATGAACTTCGACAGTGATACCAATGTGATTGAGGTGGCCGTCCGCCGTCTGAGAGCCAAAATCGATGATGACTTTGCGATCAAGCTGATCCATACCGCACGCGGCATGGGCTACATGCTTGATGGACCGGAGCCAGAATGA
- a CDS encoding cation-transporting P-type ATPase → MTAPSATHWHAETAEASLQQLDSRPTGLDTEEAERRLASYGPNRLPERAGAGPLKRFLLQFHNLLIYVLLASTLVTLALGEWLDSAVIFGVVLINAVVGFIQEGKAESAMRAIQKLLTLDSRVKRDGEVRQVPAEELVPGDLVLLEAGDRVPADLRLLETRDLRIEEAALTGESVPTDKTSRPVTPDASLGDRHSMAYSGTLVSAGSGVGLVVATAGETELGRISHLLGSVEQLQTPLLADMARFARQLTLIILVLAAATFVFGILLRGYSANDMLMAAVGLAVAAIPEGLPAVLTIILALGVQRMARRNSIIRRLPAVESLGAVTVVCSDKTGTLTRNEMTVQRIYTAARRYEVSGVGYAPEGDVSPIVDLAHDLHELARAGLLANSASLCEVDSQWCITGDPTEAALLTLAGKLQLDMDEEASRRPRVDAIPFSSERRYLASLHRDDSGQGVIYLVGAPERLLEVCDRQWRDGAAETLDPRIWDDVLGEGAASGLRMIGLARRNAGSGQHELDHADLDKGFVLLGLVGMMDPPREEAILAIEECHSAGIHVKMITGDHAATAAAIAERLGLPAGNPLTGADLDDLTDAELDARLKETSVFARTSPSHKLRLVERLQAIGERVAMTGDGVNDSPALKRADIGIAMGIKGTEAAKEAAQMVLADDNFATIAHAVEEGRTVYDNLKKSILFILPTNGAQAIVLLTAILLGLTLPITPLQILWVNMITAVTLALALAFEPAEDDLMARPPRDPKAPLLSGELLWLILLVSVLLTVASLGLFIYTQQLGWSMEASRTLAVNALVFGEIGYLFSSRRLNGPASFSFRDNPMVWGMVGLMVLLQLAFTYVPALQALFGTSSMGVVGWSWCLGTAVATCGFVEADKRARHYSASRRGGRIK, encoded by the coding sequence ATGACCGCTCCATCAGCTACCCATTGGCACGCCGAGACCGCCGAGGCCAGCCTGCAGCAGCTAGACAGCAGGCCAACCGGGCTGGACACGGAAGAAGCGGAACGCCGCCTGGCCAGCTACGGCCCCAACCGACTACCCGAACGGGCAGGTGCCGGCCCCCTGAAGCGATTCCTGCTGCAATTCCACAACCTGCTCATCTATGTACTGCTGGCTTCCACCCTGGTCACCCTGGCCCTGGGCGAGTGGCTGGACAGCGCGGTTATCTTCGGTGTGGTGCTGATCAATGCCGTGGTCGGTTTCATCCAGGAAGGCAAGGCCGAATCGGCCATGCGTGCGATCCAGAAGCTGTTGACCCTGGACAGCCGGGTCAAGCGCGACGGAGAGGTACGCCAGGTGCCTGCCGAAGAGCTGGTGCCGGGTGACCTGGTACTGCTGGAGGCCGGCGACCGCGTGCCGGCTGACCTGCGCCTGCTGGAAACCCGCGACTTGCGCATCGAGGAAGCGGCACTCACCGGCGAATCCGTTCCCACCGACAAGACCAGCCGCCCGGTGACCCCGGACGCCAGCCTGGGAGACCGCCACAGCATGGCCTACTCCGGCACCCTGGTCAGCGCCGGCAGCGGCGTCGGTCTGGTGGTCGCCACCGCTGGCGAGACCGAGCTGGGCCGCATCAGCCACTTGCTGGGCTCGGTGGAGCAGCTGCAGACACCGCTGCTGGCGGACATGGCGCGCTTCGCTCGCCAGCTCACGCTGATCATCCTCGTGCTGGCGGCTGCCACCTTCGTCTTCGGCATATTGCTGCGCGGCTACAGCGCCAACGACATGCTGATGGCCGCCGTCGGCCTGGCCGTGGCCGCCATCCCCGAGGGCCTGCCGGCGGTGCTGACGATCATCCTGGCCCTGGGCGTGCAGCGCATGGCCCGTCGCAACTCGATCATCCGTCGCCTGCCGGCCGTGGAAAGCCTGGGGGCGGTAACCGTGGTGTGCTCCGACAAGACCGGCACCCTGACTCGCAACGAAATGACGGTGCAGCGCATCTATACCGCCGCCCGCCGTTACGAAGTATCAGGCGTGGGCTATGCGCCCGAAGGAGACGTCAGCCCGATTGTCGACCTGGCCCATGACCTGCACGAACTGGCTCGCGCCGGTCTGCTGGCCAATAGCGCCAGCCTGTGCGAGGTGGACAGCCAGTGGTGCATCACCGGCGACCCCACCGAGGCCGCACTACTCACTCTGGCTGGGAAGCTGCAGCTCGATATGGACGAAGAGGCATCGCGCCGCCCCCGAGTGGACGCCATTCCCTTCAGCTCCGAACGTCGCTACCTGGCCAGCCTCCACCGCGACGACAGCGGCCAAGGCGTGATCTATCTGGTGGGTGCGCCCGAGCGCTTGCTGGAAGTCTGCGATCGGCAATGGCGCGACGGAGCCGCCGAGACGCTGGATCCACGCATCTGGGACGACGTGCTGGGCGAAGGCGCAGCCTCTGGCCTGCGCATGATTGGTCTGGCCCGTCGCAATGCTGGCAGCGGCCAGCACGAGCTGGACCATGCCGACCTGGACAAGGGCTTCGTGCTGCTGGGGCTGGTGGGCATGATGGACCCCCCGCGAGAGGAAGCCATCCTTGCCATCGAGGAATGCCACAGCGCAGGCATCCACGTAAAGATGATCACCGGCGACCATGCAGCCACGGCCGCCGCCATCGCCGAGCGGCTTGGCCTGCCGGCAGGAAACCCGCTGACTGGTGCCGACCTGGATGACCTGACCGACGCCGAACTCGACGCCCGCCTGAAGGAAACCAGCGTGTTCGCCCGCACCAGCCCGAGCCACAAGCTACGCCTGGTGGAGCGCTTGCAGGCGATCGGCGAGCGGGTGGCCATGACCGGCGACGGAGTCAACGACTCCCCTGCCCTCAAACGCGCCGATATCGGCATCGCCATGGGCATCAAAGGCACCGAGGCCGCCAAGGAAGCTGCCCAGATGGTACTGGCGGATGACAACTTCGCAACCATCGCCCACGCGGTGGAGGAAGGCCGCACCGTCTACGACAACCTGAAGAAATCCATTCTCTTCATACTGCCCACCAATGGTGCCCAGGCGATCGTCCTGCTGACCGCCATCCTGCTCGGCCTGACCCTGCCCATCACCCCGCTTCAGATCCTCTGGGTGAACATGATCACCGCCGTCACTCTGGCGTTGGCACTGGCCTTCGAACCAGCCGAGGATGACCTGATGGCGCGCCCACCTAGGGATCCGAAGGCACCACTGCTGTCCGGCGAGTTGCTCTGGTTGATCCTGCTGGTATCGGTACTGCTGACCGTGGCCAGCCTGGGTCTGTTCATCTACACCCAGCAACTGGGCTGGAGTATGGAGGCCAGTCGCACCCTTGCGGTGAACGCCCTGGTATTTGGCGAGATCGGCTATCTGTTCAGCAGCCGAAGGCTGAACGGCCCAGCAAGTTTCAGCTTCAGGGACAACCCCATGGTCTGGGGCATGGTCGGCCTGATGGTGTTGCTGCAACTGGCATTCACCTACGTACCGGCGCTGCAGGCGCTGTTCGGCACCAGCAGCATGGGCGTAGTGGGTTGGAGCTGGTGCCTCGGGACGGCCGTGGCGACTTGCGGGTTCGTGGAGGCCGACAAGCGGGCGCGCCACTATAGCGCCAGCAGACGGGGCGGACGGATAAAATAG